A part of Maridesulfovibrio hydrothermalis AM13 = DSM 14728 genomic DNA contains:
- the hemA gene encoding glutamyl-tRNA reductase, with the protein MDHNIYLIGLNHRSAGVDVRERYALTNVEEFEAGLLELGVREVMALSTCNRVEILVVCSGDITEKNILKYWAQRCCGSVSELDPNSYCHKDLKAVKHLFRVACSLDSMIVGEPQILGQLKDSYRSAVDAGAARVIINRMLHKAFFVAKRVRTETSIASSAVSISYAAVELAKKIFGELSGQRAMLIGAGEMAELAATHLLNSGVEKIAIANRTFARAEELANNMNGEAIPFENLYEHLQETDIIISSTGAPHAVITAKEMKQVLKKRKFKPMFFIDIAVPRDIDPDVNGLDNVYLYDIDDLKDVVEENMSQREDEAVKADSIVEFETLSFGNWINSLDLQPTIVDLFNRSENVAQKELAKTLKRLGDVDSKTHKALETMAMSIGKKLLHEPVVFLKRRTEEEGNADKFVDLARRMFNLDDDLIPPDAHCGRKKKVIHKDKG; encoded by the coding sequence ATGGACCATAATATTTATTTGATCGGCCTCAACCACCGCTCTGCCGGAGTGGATGTGCGTGAGCGTTACGCCCTGACAAATGTTGAAGAGTTCGAAGCCGGACTTCTTGAACTTGGCGTGCGCGAAGTAATGGCACTATCCACCTGCAACCGCGTTGAGATTCTTGTTGTATGTTCAGGAGATATCACGGAAAAGAATATCCTGAAATACTGGGCGCAGAGGTGTTGCGGTTCCGTCAGCGAACTGGATCCGAACTCTTACTGTCATAAAGATCTCAAAGCAGTGAAGCACTTATTCAGAGTGGCCTGCAGCCTTGATTCAATGATTGTCGGGGAACCTCAGATTCTGGGGCAGTTGAAAGATTCCTATCGCAGCGCAGTTGATGCCGGAGCCGCAAGGGTCATCATCAACCGTATGTTGCATAAGGCGTTTTTTGTAGCAAAAAGAGTCCGAACTGAAACTTCAATCGCATCCAGTGCTGTTTCCATCAGCTACGCAGCGGTTGAACTAGCCAAGAAAATTTTCGGTGAGTTAAGCGGGCAGAGAGCCATGCTTATAGGAGCCGGCGAAATGGCGGAGCTGGCCGCAACTCATCTGCTAAACAGCGGGGTTGAAAAAATTGCCATTGCCAACAGAACTTTTGCCCGCGCTGAAGAACTGGCCAACAATATGAACGGCGAAGCCATCCCTTTTGAAAATCTTTACGAACATCTGCAAGAGACGGACATCATCATCAGCTCTACGGGTGCTCCTCATGCTGTAATCACGGCCAAGGAGATGAAGCAGGTTCTTAAGAAGCGTAAATTCAAACCCATGTTTTTCATTGATATCGCCGTTCCCCGTGATATAGATCCTGATGTTAACGGGCTTGATAACGTATATCTTTACGATATTGATGATCTTAAAGATGTTGTTGAAGAAAATATGTCCCAGCGTGAGGATGAAGCGGTCAAAGCCGACTCTATAGTTGAGTTTGAAACCCTTTCATTTGGCAATTGGATTAACTCTCTTGACCTGCAACCAACCATTGTGGACCTTTTTAACCGCAGTGAAAATGTTGCTCAAAAAGAACTGGCCAAAACTCTTAAACGCCTAGGTGATGTTGATTCTAAAACACATAAGGCCCTTGAGACAATGGCCATGTCCATAGGTAAAAAACTTCTCCACGAACCGGTTGTGTTTCTTAAACGGCGAACCGAGGAAGAAGGAAATGCTGATAAATTTGTCGATCTTGCCAGACGCATGTTTAATCTGGACGATGACCTTATCCCACCGGATGCCCATTGCGGTCGAAAGAAAAAAGTGATTCATAAAGATAAAGGATAA
- the ccsA gene encoding cytochrome c biogenesis protein CcsA, with the protein MTLFEVFQYIIIALYLAGMTFFFIGSLKNNPALGKLGNLSAIAGFALHTIDLLLAVTLYRSTVLSDGYFYFSLLGWSFILVYFGLWWKVRSTFFALTASPLALLLFLISLASQSLKVTLPKHLAGLFVGLHIGTIFFSIALMAMAAGAGVAFLYLNNKIKTKANLTGMGKEMPSLNTFDNVNHWSIIIGFPLYTLGLAAGFLWARGAFTRMFSWDPKEIVTLVVWFLFAFLFHQRIVVGWRGKKPAILVIIVFVITMISLWGINFLVPTHHSFKA; encoded by the coding sequence ATGACCTTATTTGAAGTATTCCAATACATTATCATAGCCCTCTATCTGGCGGGCATGACTTTTTTCTTTATCGGAAGCCTTAAAAACAATCCGGCTCTCGGTAAGCTTGGTAACCTTTCCGCTATTGCCGGTTTTGCCTTGCATACCATTGATCTTCTGCTTGCTGTAACTCTTTACAGAAGTACAGTGCTCAGTGACGGATATTTTTACTTCAGCCTGCTCGGCTGGAGTTTTATTCTGGTATATTTCGGACTCTGGTGGAAAGTGCGCAGTACTTTTTTTGCGCTTACCGCCTCCCCTCTGGCTTTACTTCTTTTTCTGATTTCTCTGGCATCGCAAAGCCTTAAAGTGACTCTTCCTAAGCATTTAGCCGGACTTTTTGTCGGTCTGCATATCGGGACTATCTTTTTCAGTATCGCGCTTATGGCTATGGCTGCCGGGGCCGGAGTTGCTTTTCTATACCTGAACAACAAGATTAAAACCAAGGCCAATCTTACCGGAATGGGTAAGGAGATGCCTTCATTGAATACTTTCGACAATGTGAACCATTGGTCGATCATAATCGGATTTCCTCTTTACACTCTGGGTCTTGCCGCAGGTTTTCTCTGGGCAAGAGGCGCATTTACCCGAATGTTCTCCTGGGATCCGAAAGAAATCGTAACGTTAGTGGTCTGGTTTCTTTTTGCTTTTCTTTTTCATCAACGCATTGTTGTTGGCTGGAGAGGCAAAAAACCCGCGATTCTGGTGATTATTGTTTTTGTCATCACCATGATCTCACTCTGGGGAATCAATTTTCTGGTTCCCACTCACCATAGCTTTAAAGCCTAG
- a CDS encoding precorrin-2 dehydrogenase/sirohydrochlorin ferrochelatase family protein, with protein sequence MTYYPIFLKVKNRKCLLVGAGAVGVRKLKSLLECDPANVTVLDTAEPSAEMHEICRDKRVDFEKRPFFPDDLDDKFMALACTSNTAVNRQIADLCEKNNILCNIADFPDGSNFIVPSVIRQGDLTLAVSTGGSSPAFTKKVRRELQNVFGPHYASFITLMGRIRPMVLDLGKETSQNTALFRQLVASPILDELEAGNLDRVTEILTQNLPDELVPRIPELTDDLI encoded by the coding sequence ATGACCTACTACCCTATTTTTCTAAAAGTGAAAAACCGGAAATGCCTGCTGGTCGGTGCCGGTGCTGTAGGAGTCCGCAAACTCAAGTCATTGCTTGAATGCGACCCTGCAAATGTAACCGTGCTTGACACCGCAGAACCTAGTGCTGAAATGCATGAAATCTGCCGGGATAAACGGGTTGATTTTGAAAAACGACCTTTTTTCCCTGATGATCTTGATGATAAATTTATGGCACTGGCCTGCACCAGCAACACTGCCGTGAATAGACAAATCGCAGATTTATGTGAAAAGAACAACATTCTCTGTAATATCGCAGACTTTCCTGATGGGAGCAATTTTATTGTTCCTTCCGTTATCCGGCAGGGAGACTTGACTCTGGCTGTCTCGACTGGTGGCAGCTCTCCCGCTTTTACCAAAAAGGTCCGCCGTGAATTGCAGAATGTTTTCGGGCCGCATTATGCCTCTTTCATCACTTTAATGGGAAGAATCAGACCGATGGTCCTTGACCTCGGCAAGGAAACAAGCCAAAACACCGCTTTATTCAGACAGCTTGTTGCATCTCCGATTCTAGATGAACTGGAAGCAGGAAACTTGGATCGGGTCACGGAAATACTGACCCAAAACCTGCCTGATGAACTTGTTCCCCGTATACCGGAGTTAACTGATGACCTTATTTGA
- a CDS encoding glycosyltransferase family 9 protein, protein MKRVLIIQLTRFGDLVQTKRLVLTLEQRGFEVHLCIDQSLKDLAALLYPDCIIHPIIAHGTAIKGRGFDSTLPVNLKIFRKFSKFDFSEIYNLNYSPMNYALSALFDPAKVKGHRLVNGQAMKSRWFDFTFRLAAERRNNINLVDYWAALSPDMIAPSEVNPSACPAGEGIGVVLAGRESRRSLPVEVLAPLVLSVRSTKKCKKIFLLGSRSEHESGRKLLAKLPPAVAADTVNLAGKTDWQGLLNTVSKLDLLMTPDTGTMHLAAHLGIPVMGLFLSSAWCTETGPYGLGHTIIQADSDCSPCTESQPCYNDLKCLNPFKDSSLMRFIVTGKPEHLPPGLSVFDSTCDFLGTDFKLKAGHDITGERRNRIRHFIGCHLGLLDIGKYGPFKDLAEKFYKEKDWITA, encoded by the coding sequence ATGAAACGAGTTTTGATAATTCAGCTGACAAGGTTTGGCGATCTGGTTCAGACTAAAAGGCTTGTTCTAACCTTGGAGCAACGCGGTTTTGAAGTGCACTTATGTATTGATCAGTCTTTAAAAGATCTGGCAGCTCTTTTATACCCTGACTGCATTATTCATCCAATTATTGCACATGGAACAGCAATTAAGGGGAGAGGCTTTGATTCAACTCTTCCCGTTAATTTAAAGATTTTTAGAAAATTCAGCAAATTTGATTTTTCTGAAATTTACAATCTTAATTATTCTCCCATGAATTACGCTTTGTCTGCACTTTTTGATCCTGCAAAAGTGAAAGGGCATCGACTGGTTAATGGTCAGGCCATGAAAAGCAGATGGTTTGATTTCACATTCAGACTTGCAGCGGAGAGACGGAATAATATCAATTTAGTCGATTACTGGGCTGCTTTAAGCCCTGATATGATTGCGCCTTCAGAGGTAAATCCCTCTGCCTGTCCGGCCGGAGAGGGGATTGGTGTTGTTCTGGCAGGACGTGAAAGCCGCCGTTCGCTTCCTGTTGAAGTTTTGGCTCCGCTTGTTTTATCTGTAAGGTCTACCAAAAAGTGTAAGAAAATCTTTCTGCTTGGCAGCCGGTCTGAGCATGAATCAGGCCGGAAACTTCTTGCCAAACTTCCGCCTGCTGTGGCTGCTGATACGGTCAACCTTGCAGGAAAAACAGACTGGCAGGGACTTTTAAATACTGTTTCAAAACTTGATTTACTCATGACTCCTGATACCGGGACTATGCATCTCGCTGCTCATCTGGGGATTCCTGTTATGGGTTTATTCCTGTCTTCTGCATGGTGTACAGAAACCGGACCATATGGCTTGGGGCACACTATTATTCAGGCCGATTCAGACTGTTCCCCATGCACTGAGTCTCAGCCATGCTACAATGATTTAAAATGTTTAAACCCTTTCAAAGATTCGAGTTTAATGCGCTTTATTGTCACTGGCAAACCGGAACATCTGCCACCGGGACTTTCTGTTTTTGATTCAACTTGCGACTTTCTGGGAACAGATTTTAAACTTAAAGCCGGCCACGATATCACCGGTGAACGTAGAAACAGAATACGCCATTTTATAGGTTGCCATCTGGGACTGCTGGACATTGGCAAGTATGGTCCTTTTAAGGATTTGGCGGAAAAATTTTATAAAGAAAAAGACTGGATAACAGCTTAA
- a CDS encoding CgeB family protein, producing the protein MTTDKVLRILVVLPLYGGSLPVGRFCVAALEEMGHLVETFEAPSFYDAYNSLDDLKVTADRHQYLQNSFLQVLSQAVLAKAETFEPDMVLAMAQAPLTHQALKRLRRDGVKTAMWFVEDFRLFTYWQSFAPFYDIFAVIQKDPFFSELKQIGVENVLYLPLAAHPEFHKPVQLNSVDSQKYGSDVSFMGAGYPNRRLAFRRLIHHGLKIWGSEWDGDHVLEPYLQQGGRRVSSEECVKIFNGTKINLNLHSSIQADELVSGGDFINPRTFELAACGSFQLVDRRSLMPEAFAEGELAHFESLEDLDEKIEYFLANPDKRADFAAKSRERVLKDHTYAVRMQSLIDFTAKSFSDWPKSRTVDDIFAPDFPAELKGDIMQLIEKLGLPANVGFDDLVTAVRARHGKLSPLDTAVLFLDEWKKAYKK; encoded by the coding sequence ATGACAACGGATAAAGTGCTGAGAATTCTGGTTGTGCTGCCGCTTTATGGCGGGTCTTTGCCTGTGGGCAGATTCTGTGTTGCTGCGTTAGAGGAAATGGGGCATCTGGTGGAGACTTTTGAAGCTCCTTCTTTTTATGATGCATACAATTCTCTGGATGATCTTAAAGTCACTGCTGACAGGCATCAATATTTGCAGAACAGTTTTCTACAGGTTTTGTCTCAGGCCGTTCTGGCCAAAGCTGAAACATTTGAACCAGACATGGTTTTGGCTATGGCCCAAGCCCCGCTTACCCACCAAGCCCTCAAACGACTTCGCCGTGACGGTGTAAAAACTGCTATGTGGTTTGTTGAGGATTTCAGACTTTTCACATATTGGCAGAGCTTTGCCCCCTTTTATGATATTTTTGCTGTTATCCAAAAAGATCCTTTTTTTTCAGAACTTAAACAGATCGGGGTGGAAAATGTACTTTACCTGCCCCTTGCAGCTCATCCTGAGTTTCACAAACCTGTCCAGCTTAATTCCGTAGACAGCCAGAAATATGGCAGCGATGTTTCTTTTATGGGAGCCGGATATCCTAATCGCCGGCTGGCATTTCGCCGGTTGATTCATCACGGACTTAAAATATGGGGGTCTGAATGGGATGGAGATCATGTACTTGAACCTTATTTGCAACAAGGTGGACGCAGGGTTTCATCAGAAGAGTGCGTAAAGATTTTTAATGGCACTAAAATTAATTTAAACCTTCATTCATCTATTCAGGCAGATGAGCTTGTGAGCGGAGGCGATTTTATCAATCCAAGGACTTTTGAACTTGCCGCTTGCGGATCATTTCAACTGGTTGACCGGCGCAGCCTTATGCCCGAAGCGTTTGCTGAAGGTGAACTTGCACATTTTGAAAGCTTGGAAGATTTAGATGAAAAAATAGAATATTTTCTGGCTAATCCAGATAAAAGAGCTGATTTTGCAGCCAAAAGCCGTGAAAGGGTGCTTAAAGATCATACCTATGCAGTAAGAATGCAGTCATTGATTGATTTTACTGCCAAGTCTTTTTCAGACTGGCCCAAAAGCAGAACCGTTGATGATATTTTTGCACCTGATTTTCCTGCTGAGTTAAAAGGTGATATAATGCAACTTATTGAAAAACTGGGACTTCCGGCAAATGTCGGCTTTGATGATCTGGTTACAGCTGTGCGCGCCAGGCATGGCAAACTTAGTCCACTTGATACGGCAGTCCTCTTTTTAGATGAATGGAAAAAAGCATATAAAAAGTAA
- a CDS encoding CheR family methyltransferase produces the protein MVKLFSGRGFSGSIKITPGEFIQLRNIIYELSGIFLQDNRRFLVENRFAPRLSELKLKSYTDYIRYLKHERKGKTEELNMLTELITTNETSFFRDAPQLKAFRLYTLKELIDAGNKSGKREIKIWSAGCSSGEEPYTLAIILHEALKDNLRKWRIRITANDISTNVLNMAKKGVYTKYALRTTPAPIIAKYFTEKDNDIYHVNPEVKRLVSFGKINLNQERSIKLVPKSHVVFCRNVIIYFDKEMKKKVIAGFYNNLVDDGHLYIGHSESLHLITNTFKSKQHVGAISYRKI, from the coding sequence ATGGTGAAACTTTTTTCAGGAAGAGGGTTTAGCGGAAGTATTAAAATTACTCCGGGAGAATTTATACAGCTTAGAAACATTATTTATGAGTTGTCAGGTATCTTCTTGCAGGATAACCGCAGATTTCTTGTTGAAAATAGATTCGCACCGCGTCTCTCTGAGTTGAAACTTAAAAGTTACACTGATTACATCAGGTACTTAAAGCATGAGCGCAAAGGAAAGACTGAAGAGCTTAATATGCTGACAGAGCTGATAACGACCAACGAAACCAGCTTTTTCAGAGATGCACCACAACTTAAGGCTTTCAGGCTCTATACTTTAAAAGAACTGATTGATGCTGGGAATAAATCCGGCAAGCGTGAAATAAAGATTTGGTCAGCAGGATGTTCATCTGGTGAAGAACCATATACCCTTGCTATAATTCTGCATGAAGCACTCAAAGATAATTTGCGTAAATGGCGCATCCGTATTACAGCAAATGATATCTCAACTAACGTTCTTAACATGGCCAAAAAAGGTGTTTATACCAAATATGCATTAAGAACGACACCGGCTCCGATCATAGCAAAATATTTTACAGAAAAAGATAATGATATCTATCATGTTAACCCTGAAGTTAAACGTCTGGTCAGCTTTGGAAAGATTAACCTTAATCAAGAGCGGTCCATAAAATTGGTTCCTAAATCTCATGTTGTTTTTTGCAGAAATGTTATTATTTATTTTGATAAAGAAATGAAGAAAAAAGTTATAGCTGGCTTTTACAACAATCTTGTTGATGACGGCCATTTGTACATAGGGCACTCTGAGTCTTTACATTTAATAACAAATACTTTTAAATCTAAACAACATGTAGGTGCAATCTCATACAGAAAAATCTGA
- a CDS encoding HDOD domain-containing protein, which translates to MQSISIDDVTPGMVLATSIEQSGRMLLPKGSVLTDSNIAVFKRQGIESVEIITADKVEPDEESIDHAYAYVKDYFIFVDHSHPAMIQMFDIAVYKTAMKLMEGWRLPTLEERTVLGLDDMRDLFYRDEGSVEDVVDAELKLASFPDIFFKVKEAVSDEQTSAQHIAEVVGLDVGLSTQLLKLVNSPLYGFPSEISSLVRAVALIGGRELCTLALGLSTIGYFRDIPPELVDMHSFWLHSLTCGVFSKIIAEQVDGVIPEEMFTAGLLHDVGRLVLFKKMPCSAVQAMLYARENFIPLMEAEDMVLGFNHSQIAESMFEKWNFPANLTEIISSHHAPMNCTLNKEAGILQLADNLALSVGIADGGMYVLPGVDEGLWELLNIDEDRLSQIVADYDYQIKELFNTFFG; encoded by the coding sequence ATGCAGAGTATCAGTATTGACGATGTCACGCCCGGTATGGTTTTGGCTACCAGCATTGAACAGTCAGGAAGAATGTTGCTTCCGAAAGGATCGGTTCTCACAGACAGTAATATTGCTGTATTCAAACGACAGGGAATAGAATCTGTTGAAATAATTACTGCTGATAAAGTTGAACCGGATGAAGAAAGCATCGATCATGCTTATGCGTATGTGAAAGATTATTTTATTTTTGTTGATCACAGTCATCCGGCTATGATCCAGATGTTTGATATTGCAGTTTATAAAACCGCTATGAAATTAATGGAAGGCTGGCGACTGCCGACTTTAGAAGAGCGTACAGTTTTAGGTCTTGATGATATGAGGGACCTTTTTTACCGGGATGAAGGTTCCGTTGAAGATGTGGTCGATGCAGAGCTGAAACTGGCTTCCTTTCCGGATATTTTTTTCAAAGTAAAAGAAGCTGTCTCCGATGAGCAGACCTCAGCTCAGCATATTGCCGAGGTTGTGGGACTTGATGTAGGTCTTTCTACTCAGTTGCTGAAACTGGTCAACAGTCCGTTGTATGGATTTCCTTCTGAAATCAGCTCTCTTGTACGCGCCGTGGCTTTAATAGGTGGCAGAGAACTATGCACTCTGGCACTAGGACTTTCAACTATTGGATATTTTAGAGATATTCCGCCTGAACTTGTTGATATGCATTCATTTTGGCTGCATTCTTTGACGTGTGGTGTTTTCAGCAAAATTATTGCTGAACAGGTGGATGGCGTTATTCCTGAAGAAATGTTTACCGCCGGCTTGCTTCATGATGTTGGTAGACTTGTATTATTTAAGAAAATGCCTTGCAGCGCTGTGCAGGCAATGCTTTATGCCAGAGAAAATTTTATTCCACTGATGGAAGCTGAGGATATGGTGCTCGGTTTTAATCATTCACAGATTGCTGAATCAATGTTTGAAAAATGGAATTTTCCGGCAAATCTTACCGAGATAATCAGTTCACATCACGCTCCTATGAACTGTACGCTGAATAAGGAAGCTGGAATCCTGCAACTTGCTGACAATTTAGCCTTGTCCGTCGGAATTGCTGACGGAGGAATGTACGTTCTGCCCGGCGTGGACGAAGGTCTTTGGGAACTTCTAAATATTGATGAAGACAGGCTTTCTCAGATTGTTGCGGACTATGACTATCAGATCAAAGAATTATTCAATACTTTTTTCGGCTGA
- a CDS encoding sensor histidine kinase — protein MPSFNSLIIENIIESLDVGLMVISHEGKIVFLNTAICNILDLSCDKHIGFGWGELFITDEVFNSEFNQVIIDVINKKTIGLKHIVPYKLKNRKCPKRLSITSSFLTENENIIGMVFLFEDVTEIYNAEEREKKILSRNAELQKERIEGLDSLAQAVAHQVLNPATVIGGMANLVSRKLPESDPLKKDIQIISEEAIKLEGLVAAVHTYSNIPKPVPVEVNTEDLFKQANEDANRILERIGECIEMKFECSVDSIIVGKKLFQAAIVELLLNASNFTPEKITDVRVQVTRKSGTIFIKMIDHGMGIERHQLNHVLDPFFSTKAKGVGMGLSRVNKIVFEHQGKLHIESQGANKGTTVTIELPCPDAECCNKNGNSDQPKKVLNNSLI, from the coding sequence ATGCCTTCATTCAATTCCTTAATTATTGAAAATATTATTGAAAGTCTTGATGTCGGTTTGATGGTTATTTCCCATGAAGGAAAAATCGTTTTTCTAAACACGGCCATCTGCAATATTCTCGATCTCAGTTGCGACAAACATATCGGTTTCGGGTGGGGCGAATTATTCATTACCGATGAAGTTTTTAATTCTGAATTTAACCAAGTAATTATTGATGTAATTAATAAGAAAACAATTGGTCTTAAGCATATTGTTCCTTATAAATTAAAAAACAGGAAATGCCCCAAACGTCTTTCCATTACTTCTTCTTTTCTTACTGAAAATGAAAACATTATAGGTATGGTCTTTCTTTTTGAAGATGTGACTGAAATATACAATGCTGAAGAACGTGAGAAAAAAATTCTGTCTCGAAATGCTGAATTGCAAAAAGAGCGGATAGAAGGATTAGACTCCCTTGCTCAGGCTGTTGCTCATCAAGTTTTGAATCCGGCAACAGTGATTGGCGGAATGGCCAATCTGGTTTCCCGCAAATTACCTGAAAGCGACCCCCTAAAAAAAGATATTCAAATTATTTCAGAGGAAGCTATTAAATTAGAAGGCTTAGTAGCTGCCGTTCACACCTATTCAAATATTCCCAAACCTGTTCCTGTTGAAGTTAATACCGAAGATCTTTTCAAGCAGGCCAATGAAGACGCAAATAGAATCCTTGAGCGTATAGGTGAATGCATTGAAATGAAGTTTGAATGTTCGGTAGATTCCATTATCGTGGGCAAAAAACTTTTTCAGGCTGCAATCGTTGAACTATTGCTCAATGCCAGCAATTTTACTCCCGAAAAAATCACCGATGTGCGTGTACAAGTCACACGTAAAAGCGGAACTATTTTTATAAAAATGATAGACCACGGCATGGGGATTGAACGGCATCAACTTAACCATGTGCTGGACCCGTTTTTCTCGACAAAAGCAAAAGGAGTCGGGATGGGACTGTCCAGAGTAAATAAAATAGTTTTTGAACATCAGGGTAAGTTGCATATAGAAAGTCAGGGCGCGAATAAAGGCACGACAGTTACCATAGAACTGCCCTGCCCTGACGCTGAATGCTGCAATAAAAATGGTAATTCAGATCAGCCGAAAAAAGTATTGAATAATTCTTTGATCTGA
- a CDS encoding replication-associated recombination protein A encodes MKLELTDNQPLADRIRPKKLDEFVGQSHIRERIEAFDRSKRLPSLLLFGPPGCGKSTLALLLAKSTGRHFMRISAPEAGIASLRKQLAGMDILILDELHRFSKAQQDFFLPILESGEITLLATTTENPSFSVTRQLLSRLHVLRLRALSKVDLIAICKRACEELEMELSADSLNLITSMAGGDGRSLLNLLEYTSQLSEEKREAEKLRTILPETVIRGDRDGDSHYELASALIKSIRGSDPDAALYYLGCLIESGEDPKFITRRLIISAGEDIGLADPYAITLAVSCQQAVEFIGMPEGFIPLSETVVYLALAPKSNSTYAAYHTVKQEIRQNGMLPVPLHLRNATTNLQKEWGYGRNYKYPHSFPKSYVEQEYLPPEISDRTFYNSKDQGEEPRLNAWLHGQKRFARTRVEPPSSKRKK; translated from the coding sequence TTGAAGTTAGAATTAACAGATAATCAGCCTCTTGCTGACCGCATCCGCCCTAAAAAACTTGATGAGTTTGTCGGCCAGAGCCATATCCGCGAACGTATTGAAGCTTTTGACCGCTCGAAAAGACTTCCTTCATTATTGCTGTTCGGCCCTCCCGGTTGCGGAAAATCGACACTTGCCCTTTTGCTGGCCAAATCCACTGGCCGCCATTTCATGCGTATCAGCGCTCCGGAAGCAGGTATTGCAAGCTTGCGCAAGCAACTTGCAGGTATGGATATTCTTATCCTAGATGAGCTGCACCGTTTTTCCAAAGCACAGCAGGATTTTTTCCTGCCCATACTTGAATCCGGTGAAATTACTCTGCTGGCTACAACGACTGAGAATCCATCATTCAGTGTAACCAGACAGCTTTTATCAAGGTTGCATGTTCTTAGACTTAGAGCATTGAGTAAAGTTGATTTGATCGCAATTTGCAAGCGGGCCTGTGAAGAGCTTGAAATGGAACTCAGTGCTGACAGTCTCAACCTGATAACTTCCATGGCTGGCGGTGATGGGCGCAGTCTGCTTAACCTCCTTGAATATACTTCACAGCTTTCAGAAGAAAAGCGTGAGGCGGAAAAACTCAGAACAATTTTGCCGGAAACGGTTATACGCGGCGATCGGGATGGCGATTCGCACTATGAACTGGCTTCTGCGCTGATTAAATCCATCAGAGGAAGTGACCCTGACGCTGCGCTTTATTATCTTGGCTGCTTAATTGAAAGCGGTGAAGATCCGAAATTTATTACTCGCAGATTAATTATTTCAGCTGGAGAGGATATCGGCCTTGCTGACCCTTATGCCATTACTCTTGCTGTCTCATGCCAGCAGGCTGTTGAATTTATAGGTATGCCGGAAGGATTTATCCCCCTTTCTGAAACGGTGGTTTATTTGGCTTTGGCTCCTAAGAGCAACAGCACCTATGCTGCTTATCACACCGTTAAGCAGGAGATTCGTCAGAACGGTATGTTGCCTGTTCCTCTTCATTTGCGAAATGCTACAACTAATCTGCAAAAAGAATGGGGCTATGGTCGTAATTATAAGTACCCCCACTCCTTTCCAAAAAGTTATGTTGAGCAGGAATATTTGCCTCCTGAAATTTCAGATCGCACTTTTTATAATTCAAAAGATCAAGGTGAAGAACCGCGTTTAAATGCATGGTTGCATGGTCAAAAAAGATTTGCACGCACCAGAGTTGAGCCACCTTCCTCTAAAAGGAAAAAGTAA
- a CDS encoding 16S rRNA (uracil(1498)-N(3))-methyltransferase, producing the protein MSRLNSFYLAPEKWTAPFILDGNEARHMGKVLRTCKGDTVRLFDGCGRDGLFTVGEISKSRAELSLIKENKNPELRGLTLAIGWNKSSRRNWIFEKSVELEARGLIFFQSEFSQGKVPAQVKESWNEKLIAAAKQCGNPWLPELQTVSGTVEKLLEVSKNYSHKLILWEKADGDTVPDISVFAKESTLAVIGPEGGFSPREAELLINGGFEPCSLGNSILRWETAALLCLGAAYLERQQLPRR; encoded by the coding sequence ATGTCTCGCCTCAATTCTTTTTATCTGGCTCCTGAGAAATGGACCGCTCCTTTCATCCTTGATGGTAATGAAGCTAGGCATATGGGCAAAGTATTGCGTACTTGCAAGGGAGACACGGTGCGGCTTTTTGATGGGTGCGGGCGGGATGGACTTTTCACCGTAGGTGAAATCAGTAAAAGCCGCGCTGAACTTTCACTCATTAAAGAAAATAAAAATCCTGAACTGCGTGGACTTACACTGGCTATAGGTTGGAATAAATCCAGCCGGCGCAACTGGATTTTTGAAAAATCAGTTGAACTTGAAGCTCGTGGGCTTATTTTTTTCCAAAGTGAATTCAGTCAAGGAAAAGTGCCTGCGCAAGTCAAAGAGTCATGGAACGAAAAATTGATCGCAGCGGCTAAACAATGCGGCAACCCGTGGCTGCCGGAACTTCAAACAGTCAGCGGGACAGTCGAAAAGTTACTTGAAGTCTCAAAAAATTATTCACATAAATTGATTCTGTGGGAAAAAGCTGATGGAGATACTGTCCCCGATATTTCAGTTTTTGCAAAAGAGTCCACTTTAGCTGTAATCGGACCTGAGGGAGGTTTCAGCCCCCGGGAAGCAGAGCTTCTCATAAACGGAGGTTTTGAGCCGTGCAGTCTGGGCAACAGTATTTTGCGCTGGGAAACGGCCGCCCTGCTCTGTTTAGGCGCAGCTTATCTTGAACGTCAGCAACTCCCCCGGAGATAA